One genomic segment of Nonomuraea coxensis DSM 45129 includes these proteins:
- a CDS encoding winged helix-turn-helix domain-containing protein: MEEQYKISDPRVLKAVTHPLRVRLLGLLRRDGPATASELARKVGESSGSTSYHLRELFKFGFVEEDDERRDGRERRWRSRHRYTSWDAAEMTATPEGREAVRIMHLRQAEMVGRALGEFDLADWPRAWVDVSGMSDHMLTLPPAALREFAGRAEALVRELADRHAGDPDARQVQVWYGAVPRSPGQEES, encoded by the coding sequence GTGGAGGAGCAGTACAAGATCAGTGACCCGCGGGTGCTCAAGGCCGTCACCCACCCGCTGCGCGTGCGCCTGCTCGGCCTGCTGCGCCGCGACGGCCCCGCCACCGCCAGCGAGCTGGCCCGCAAGGTGGGCGAGAGCTCCGGCTCGACCAGCTACCACCTGCGCGAGCTGTTCAAGTTCGGCTTCGTGGAGGAGGACGACGAGCGGCGCGACGGCCGCGAGCGGCGCTGGCGCTCCCGCCACCGCTACACCTCGTGGGACGCGGCCGAGATGACCGCGACGCCCGAGGGCCGCGAGGCGGTCCGGATCATGCACCTGCGCCAGGCCGAGATGGTCGGCCGGGCGCTGGGGGAGTTCGACCTCGCGGACTGGCCGCGCGCGTGGGTGGACGTCTCCGGCATGAGCGACCACATGCTCACGCTGCCCCCCGCCGCGCTCCGCGAGTTCGCGGGCCGCGCCGAGGCGCTGGTGCGCGAGCTCGCCGACCGCCACGCCGGCGACCCCGACGCCAGGCAGGTGCAGGTCTGGTACGGCGCCGTCCCCCGCTCTCCCGGACAGGAGGAGTCATGA
- a CDS encoding zinc-binding dehydrogenase, producing MFAVTATQTDPDNPLAGLTLGEHPEPKTPDGWTTVSVRAAALNHHDLWTLKGVGIRQDRLPIVLGCDAAGVDEDGNDVIVHAVIGSGPDETLDPRRSLLSEVHDGTFAERVAVPRRNLVPKPAALSFEEAACLPTAWLTAYRMLFDKAGLQPGSTVLVQGAGGGVATALIALGRAGGFRVWATSRSADKRERALRLGADQVFESGARLPERVDAVMETVGQATWDHSLKSLKPGGRIVVSGATSGAVPSADLNRVFFLQLSVVGSTMGTREQLQRLAVFLEQTGVRPEIDRTLPLAEARDGFAAMAEGELFGKIVFTA from the coding sequence ATGTTCGCCGTAACCGCCACACAGACCGACCCCGACAACCCGCTCGCCGGCCTGACACTGGGGGAGCACCCTGAGCCGAAGACGCCGGACGGCTGGACGACCGTCTCGGTACGGGCGGCCGCGCTCAACCACCACGACCTCTGGACGCTGAAGGGCGTCGGCATCCGCCAGGACCGGCTGCCGATCGTGCTCGGCTGCGACGCCGCCGGCGTGGACGAGGACGGCAACGACGTCATCGTGCACGCCGTGATCGGCTCCGGCCCGGACGAGACGCTGGACCCCAGGCGCTCGCTGCTGTCGGAGGTGCACGACGGCACGTTCGCCGAGCGGGTGGCCGTGCCGCGCCGCAACCTCGTGCCCAAGCCGGCCGCGCTCAGCTTCGAGGAGGCCGCGTGCCTGCCGACGGCCTGGCTGACCGCCTACCGGATGCTGTTCGACAAGGCCGGGCTGCAGCCGGGTTCGACGGTCCTGGTGCAGGGCGCGGGCGGCGGCGTGGCTACCGCGCTCATCGCGCTCGGCCGGGCGGGCGGCTTCCGGGTGTGGGCGACCAGCCGCTCGGCGGACAAGCGCGAGCGGGCCCTGCGGCTGGGCGCCGACCAGGTCTTCGAGAGCGGCGCGCGGTTGCCCGAGCGGGTGGACGCGGTCATGGAGACGGTCGGCCAGGCCACCTGGGACCATTCGCTCAAGTCGCTCAAGCCGGGCGGGCGCATCGTGGTCAGCGGCGCCACCAGCGGGGCCGTGCCGTCCGCGGACCTCAACCGGGTGTTCTTCCTGCAGCTCTCGGTGGTCGGCTCGACGATGGGGACGCGCGAGCAGCTCCAGCGGCTGGCGGTGTTCCTGGAGCAGACGGGCGTGCGGCCGGAGATCGACCGGACGCTGCCGCTGGCCGAGGCGCGTGACGGCTTCGCCGCCATGGCGGAGGGGGAGCTGTTCGGGAAGATCGTCTTCACCGCCTGA
- a CDS encoding PadR family transcriptional regulator: MSPVFGHGRLRLYLLKLLEESPRHGYEVIRLLQDRFLGVYSPSPGTIYPRLARLEEEGLVTHEVADGKKVFSITDKGREELNARLDELDDLEEEISASVRDIAREVKEDVRETVKSLRDELTRMAKDVRTGGREDPVGFGRRQKEEFQRLRDEQWRQWQEHAHQWQGESERLTREWRRMWTEIWATLGGAPPSRADLDAELGELLADFVAQARREASGARLTGEKLQDLRTALDDASRRIRDILER; this comes from the coding sequence ATGAGCCCTGTCTTCGGTCACGGCCGGCTCCGGCTGTACCTGCTCAAGCTGCTGGAGGAGAGCCCGCGTCACGGCTACGAGGTGATCCGGCTGCTCCAGGACCGCTTCCTCGGCGTCTACTCGCCCTCCCCCGGCACGATCTACCCGCGCCTCGCCCGGCTGGAGGAGGAGGGCCTGGTCACCCACGAGGTGGCCGACGGCAAGAAGGTCTTCTCGATCACCGACAAGGGCCGCGAGGAGCTCAACGCCCGCCTCGACGAGCTCGACGACCTGGAGGAGGAGATCTCCGCCTCCGTCCGCGACATCGCCCGCGAGGTCAAGGAGGACGTGCGCGAGACGGTCAAGTCGCTGCGCGACGAGCTGACCCGGATGGCCAAGGACGTGCGCACCGGCGGCCGGGAGGACCCGGTCGGGTTCGGCCGGCGGCAGAAGGAGGAGTTCCAGCGGCTGCGGGACGAGCAGTGGCGGCAGTGGCAGGAGCACGCCCATCAGTGGCAGGGCGAGAGCGAGCGGCTGACCAGGGAGTGGCGCCGGATGTGGACCGAGATCTGGGCCACGCTCGGCGGCGCGCCGCCGTCCCGCGCCGATCTCGACGCCGAGCTGGGCGAGCTGCTGGCCGACTTCGTCGCGCAGGCGCGCAGGGAGGCGTCCGGGGCCCGGCTGACCGGGGAGAAGCTGCAGGACCTGCGTACGGCGCTGGACGACGCCTCCCGCCGGATCCGCGACATCCTCGAACGCTGA
- a CDS encoding MFS transporter has translation MTARSALRRYLLVCFLTWLPLGLMMSSQVLLMTERGLGLPEIGLTVTVFSVVTASLELPTGGLADVIGRRMVLAASAAFLTAGLALMSVATTLWAFLAVGVLKGVARALSSGPSTSWYVDTLHRIEGRDADLKPGLARGGAMESAALCVGVLAGGVLPTVVPPGLMFPLAAPSLVAAVAAALLLAVVLVALPEPPRERLSPAGVLRGVPATIAGGLRLAAGGALLRRLMLAAVCSGVMLTAVELLTPGRLAELAGSAEEGSFAYAVVAALGFAGSAAGSALAPRAARLAGSSARGAIAGAVVCGLSVATLAATSGLGGAAGLVSAAAAYVVLFAGLAVTSVLSLELTHNAVTAAERTTLTSISSLSLQSGGVAANLTLGALAAQAGLAAAWTVAAAVTLVSALLFVRLPVLTGSSPAPAPQVRSGSD, from the coding sequence ATGACCGCACGCTCGGCCTTACGCCGTTACCTGCTCGTCTGTTTCCTGACCTGGCTGCCGCTCGGTCTGATGATGTCCTCCCAGGTCCTGCTCATGACCGAGCGGGGGCTCGGGCTGCCCGAGATCGGCCTGACGGTGACCGTGTTCTCCGTCGTCACCGCGAGCCTGGAGCTGCCCACCGGAGGGCTGGCCGACGTGATCGGGCGGCGCATGGTGCTGGCCGCCTCGGCCGCGTTCCTCACGGCGGGTCTCGCGCTGATGAGCGTGGCCACGACGCTGTGGGCGTTCCTGGCCGTCGGCGTGCTCAAGGGCGTGGCGCGGGCGCTGTCCAGCGGCCCGTCCACCTCCTGGTACGTCGACACCCTGCACCGGATCGAGGGCCGCGACGCCGACCTCAAGCCCGGCCTGGCCAGGGGCGGCGCCATGGAGTCCGCGGCCCTCTGCGTCGGCGTGCTGGCCGGCGGCGTCCTGCCGACGGTGGTGCCGCCGGGGCTGATGTTCCCGCTGGCGGCGCCGAGCCTGGTGGCCGCCGTGGCGGCGGCGCTGCTGCTGGCCGTGGTGCTGGTGGCGCTGCCCGAGCCGCCCCGCGAGCGGCTGTCGCCGGCCGGGGTGCTGCGCGGGGTGCCCGCCACGATCGCCGGCGGGCTGCGGCTGGCGGCCGGGGGCGCGCTGCTGCGCCGGCTCATGCTGGCCGCGGTGTGCTCAGGCGTCATGCTGACCGCCGTCGAGCTGCTGACGCCGGGCCGGCTGGCCGAGCTGGCCGGCTCGGCGGAGGAGGGGAGCTTCGCCTACGCGGTCGTCGCCGCGCTCGGCTTCGCGGGCAGCGCGGCGGGCAGCGCGCTCGCGCCCCGCGCGGCCCGCCTGGCGGGCAGCTCCGCCAGAGGCGCGATCGCGGGCGCGGTGGTGTGCGGGCTCTCGGTCGCCACCTTGGCCGCCACGTCGGGCCTCGGCGGGGCCGCCGGCCTGGTGAGCGCCGCGGCGGCCTACGTCGTGCTGTTCGCCGGGCTCGCGGTGACCTCCGTGCTGTCGCTGGAGCTGACGCACAACGCGGTCACCGCGGCCGAGCGCACCACCCTGACGTCGATCTCCTCGCTGTCCCTGCAGTCCGGCGGCGTCGCGGCCAACCTCACGCTCGGCGCGCTGGCCGCCCAGGCGGGCCTCGCCGCCGCCTGGACCGTGGCCGCCGCGGTCACGCTGGTCTCGGCGCTGCTGTTCGTACGGCTGCCGGTGCTCACAGGCTCCAGTCCAGCTCCGGCCCCACAGGTACGATCCGGCTCGGATTGA
- a CDS encoding B3/B4 domain-containing protein, whose amino-acid sequence MLDDIWVDESVHALRPDFAVLVMTAHGLSNGPTDDRTRAWLAAAAEAEPQPAKIDAWKDAYRAFGAKPQRTRPSVDALTRRMPLPEINRAVDAYNAISVKHALPIGGEDLDRYSGPARLVRAAGDEPSEEALGTPEPGEVIWRDDLGVTCRRWNWRQVARTRLTEETVNAIFLLERLEPMTLEELKEAGEELADLLAELSPGVRIATRLLSPRN is encoded by the coding sequence GTGCTCGACGACATCTGGGTGGACGAATCCGTCCACGCGCTCCGGCCCGACTTCGCCGTGCTGGTCATGACCGCGCACGGGCTGAGCAACGGCCCGACGGACGACCGCACCCGCGCCTGGCTGGCGGCGGCGGCCGAGGCGGAGCCGCAGCCCGCCAAGATCGACGCCTGGAAGGACGCTTACCGCGCGTTCGGCGCCAAGCCGCAGCGCACCCGGCCCTCGGTCGACGCCCTCACCCGGCGCATGCCGCTGCCGGAGATCAACCGGGCGGTCGACGCCTACAACGCGATCAGCGTCAAGCACGCGCTGCCGATCGGCGGCGAGGACCTCGACCGCTACTCCGGCCCGGCGCGGCTCGTGCGGGCGGCCGGCGACGAGCCCTCGGAGGAGGCGCTCGGCACGCCGGAGCCCGGCGAGGTGATCTGGCGCGACGACCTCGGCGTCACCTGCCGCAGATGGAACTGGCGCCAGGTGGCCCGCACCCGGCTCACCGAGGAGACGGTCAACGCGATCTTCCTGCTGGAGCGGCTGGAGCCGATGACGCTGGAAGAGCTGAAGGAGGCCGGCGAGGAGCTGGCCGACCTGCTGGCGGAGCTGTCGCCGGGTGTCCGGATCGCCACCAGACTGTTGTCCCCGCGGAACTAA
- a CDS encoding DUF6104 family protein translates to MYFTDRGIEELVERRGEEEVSLLWLGERLREFVDLNPEFETPVERLATWLARLDDEDDE, encoded by the coding sequence ATGTACTTCACCGATCGGGGGATCGAGGAGCTGGTCGAGCGCCGGGGCGAGGAGGAGGTCAGCCTGCTGTGGCTGGGTGAGCGGCTGCGGGAGTTCGTGGACCTCAACCCCGAGTTCGAGACCCCGGTCGAGCGGCTGGCCACGTGGCTGGCCCGGCTGGACGACGAGGACGACGAATAG
- a CDS encoding oxygenase MpaB family protein, whose amino-acid sequence MDVEPFGPGSMHWDTAGEYRNLLVAGSALVLQTMHPAVGAAVAEHSTYKSDPWGRLNRTLASVQTWVYGGAAGPAEGRRLREIHRTISGVDERGRPYHALNAEAWAWVHLTLFERFVALNRHFGTPLTSAEQRRLYVESRQLGRILRVPERELPADLEDFWRYFDRMVAERLEPHPTALDVLAAMRGAPAPPGLPAPLRRLWTPVGAGAGEFTHFLTVGTLPPAVRDKLGLRWTARDERRLRHVGQAVAALTPRLPERLRYMPIAYRARRAARAAA is encoded by the coding sequence ATGGATGTGGAGCCCTTCGGCCCGGGTTCGATGCACTGGGACACCGCGGGCGAATACCGCAACCTGCTGGTGGCCGGCAGCGCCCTGGTCCTGCAGACCATGCATCCGGCGGTGGGGGCGGCGGTCGCCGAGCACTCCACGTACAAGTCGGATCCGTGGGGGCGGCTCAACCGCACGCTCGCGTCCGTACAGACCTGGGTGTACGGCGGCGCGGCCGGCCCCGCCGAGGGACGGCGGCTCAGGGAGATCCACCGCACGATCAGCGGCGTGGACGAGCGCGGCCGGCCCTACCACGCGCTGAACGCCGAGGCGTGGGCCTGGGTGCACCTGACGCTGTTCGAGCGGTTCGTCGCGCTCAACCGCCACTTCGGCACCCCGCTCACCAGCGCGGAGCAGCGCCGGCTCTACGTGGAGTCGCGGCAGCTCGGCCGCATCCTGCGGGTGCCGGAACGGGAGCTGCCCGCGGACCTGGAGGACTTCTGGCGCTACTTCGACCGCATGGTGGCCGAGCGGCTGGAGCCGCATCCGACCGCGCTCGACGTGCTGGCGGCCATGCGGGGCGCGCCCGCGCCTCCGGGGCTGCCCGCCCCGCTGCGCCGGCTGTGGACGCCGGTGGGGGCGGGCGCGGGCGAGTTCACCCACTTCCTCACGGTCGGCACCCTGCCGCCCGCCGTGCGGGACAAGCTCGGCCTGCGCTGGACGGCCCGGGACGAACGGCGGCTGCGGCACGTCGGGCAGGCGGTCGCGGCGCTGACGCCGCGGTTGCCGGAACGGCTGAGGTACATGCCGATCGCCTACCGCGCCCGCAGGGCCGCCCGCGCCGCCGCGTGA
- a CDS encoding multifunctional oxoglutarate decarboxylase/oxoglutarate dehydrogenase thiamine pyrophosphate-binding subunit/dihydrolipoyllysine-residue succinyltransferase subunit → MSSESSRTNPLASFGQNEWLVDELYQKYLQDPESVDKAWWNFFADYNPDYGPGRTPVREAANGSTTAPASAPAKTAVTAPAAAKAPAAAEKPKQPATPVPKDAEEVRLRGAAARTAANMDLSLSVPTATSVRAIPAKLLIDNRIVINNHLKRGRGGKVSFTHLIGFAIVKALRAMPEMNYSYTEVDGKPTLVKPERVGFGLAIDVQKSNGDRQLLVPSIKGAEEMDFRQFWMAYEDVVRKARAGKLGVDDFAGTTISLTNPGTIGTVHSVPRLMPGQGTIIGVGAMEYPAEYQGASPETLSRLAVSKVMTLTSTYDHRIIQGAQSGDFLRQIHRLLLGEDGFYDEIFEALRIPYEPVRWVQDISATHDDDVAKSARVIELIHAYRVRGHLMAETDPLEYKQRKHPDLDIQSHGLTLWDLEREFATGGFGGKPLMKLRDILGVLRDSYCRTVGIEYMHIQNPEERAWIQARVEKPHKSPERDEQLNILSRLNTAEAFETFLQTKFVGQKRFSLEGGESLIPLLDSVISDAADEDLDEVVIGMAHRGRLNVLANIVGKSYAQIFGEFEGNIDPRTAHGSGDVKYHLGATGTFTAPSGKTITASVVANPSHLEAVDPVLEGVVRAKQDLIERGEEGFTVLPVLVHGDAAFAGQGVVAETLNLSQLRGYRTGGTVHVVVNNQVGFTTSPASSRSSVYATDVARMIQAPIFHVNGDDPEAVVRVGQLAYEYRRAFRKDVVIDLICYRRRGHNEGDNPAFTQPLMYDLIDAKRSTRKLYTEALIGRGDITVEEAESALRDYQAKLEQAFTEVREAAKKPQEAAAMRVPPTEVVKWSHDDTPTAITHETLKRIVDTQLNLPDGFTPHPRLAPVLQRRGQMVEQDAIDWAMGETLAFGSLLLDGHPVRLVGQDSRRGTFTQRHAVLVDRMTGADHTPLKTFNQGTTKFYVYDSLLSEFAALGFEYGYSVVRPDALVCWEAQFGDFVNGAQTIIDEFISSGEQKWGQKSSVTLLLPHGYEGQGPDHSSARIERFLQVCALDNMTVAQPTTPANYFHLLRWQVESQRRKPLVVFTPKWLLRHKAATSKAADFTSGTFQPVLADTGVDPAKVTRVVMCSGKLYYELLAERGKLGRDDVALVRLERLYPFPGEELAAELGRYGGQVELIWAQDEPVNMGPWPYLTLKLAEDPQALGGRSVRRVSRTPNSSPASGSHNAHDTELEEILHQVFA, encoded by the coding sequence GTGTCGTCTGAGTCGTCGCGGACAAACCCGCTGGCAAGCTTCGGTCAGAACGAGTGGCTTGTCGACGAGCTGTACCAGAAGTACCTCCAGGACCCCGAGTCGGTCGACAAGGCCTGGTGGAACTTTTTCGCTGACTACAACCCTGATTACGGGCCGGGCCGAACCCCGGTCAGGGAGGCGGCGAACGGCAGCACGACCGCGCCCGCCTCCGCACCTGCCAAGACGGCGGTGACGGCTCCGGCAGCGGCCAAGGCTCCCGCCGCGGCCGAGAAGCCGAAGCAGCCCGCCACCCCCGTGCCCAAGGACGCCGAGGAGGTCAGGCTGCGCGGCGCCGCGGCCCGCACCGCGGCCAACATGGACCTGTCGCTGTCGGTCCCGACGGCGACCAGCGTGCGCGCGATCCCGGCGAAGCTGCTCATCGACAACCGCATCGTGATCAACAATCACCTCAAGCGGGGCCGTGGCGGCAAGGTCTCCTTCACGCACCTGATCGGTTTCGCGATCGTCAAGGCGCTGCGGGCCATGCCGGAGATGAACTACTCCTACACGGAGGTCGACGGCAAGCCGACGCTGGTCAAGCCGGAGCGCGTCGGCTTCGGCCTGGCGATCGACGTCCAGAAGAGCAACGGCGACCGTCAGCTCCTCGTGCCCTCCATCAAGGGCGCCGAGGAGATGGACTTCCGCCAGTTCTGGATGGCCTACGAGGACGTCGTGCGCAAGGCGCGCGCCGGCAAGCTCGGGGTCGACGACTTCGCCGGCACCACGATCTCGCTGACCAACCCCGGCACGATCGGCACCGTCCACTCGGTCCCGCGCCTGATGCCCGGCCAGGGCACCATCATCGGCGTGGGCGCGATGGAATACCCGGCCGAATACCAGGGCGCCTCCCCCGAGACCCTGTCGCGCCTGGCCGTCTCCAAGGTCATGACGCTGACCAGCACCTACGACCACCGGATCATCCAGGGCGCCCAGTCGGGCGACTTCCTGCGCCAGATCCACCGGCTGCTGCTCGGCGAGGACGGCTTCTACGACGAGATCTTCGAGGCGCTGCGCATCCCGTACGAGCCGGTGCGCTGGGTCCAGGACATCTCGGCCACCCACGACGACGACGTGGCCAAGTCCGCCCGGGTGATCGAGCTGATCCACGCCTACCGCGTGCGCGGCCACCTCATGGCCGAGACCGATCCGCTCGAGTACAAGCAGCGCAAGCACCCCGACCTCGACATCCAGTCGCACGGCCTGACGCTGTGGGACCTGGAGCGGGAGTTCGCCACCGGCGGCTTCGGCGGCAAGCCGCTGATGAAGCTGCGCGACATCCTCGGCGTGCTGCGCGACTCCTACTGCCGCACCGTCGGCATCGAGTACATGCACATCCAGAACCCCGAGGAGCGGGCCTGGATCCAGGCGCGGGTGGAGAAGCCGCACAAGTCGCCCGAGCGCGACGAGCAGCTCAACATCCTGTCGCGGCTCAACACCGCCGAGGCGTTCGAGACGTTCCTGCAGACGAAGTTCGTCGGCCAGAAGCGCTTCTCGCTGGAGGGCGGCGAGTCCCTGATCCCGCTGCTCGACTCGGTGATCAGCGACGCCGCCGACGAGGACCTCGACGAGGTCGTCATCGGCATGGCCCACCGCGGCCGGCTCAACGTGCTGGCCAACATCGTGGGCAAGTCCTACGCGCAGATCTTCGGCGAGTTCGAGGGCAACATCGACCCGCGCACCGCGCACGGGTCGGGCGACGTGAAGTACCACCTGGGCGCGACCGGCACGTTCACCGCGCCGAGCGGCAAGACCATCACCGCGTCCGTGGTCGCCAACCCCTCCCACCTGGAGGCCGTCGACCCGGTCCTGGAAGGCGTCGTACGCGCCAAGCAGGACCTCATCGAGCGCGGCGAGGAGGGCTTCACCGTCCTGCCGGTGCTGGTCCACGGCGACGCGGCCTTCGCCGGCCAGGGCGTCGTGGCCGAGACGCTCAACCTGTCGCAGCTGCGCGGCTACCGCACCGGCGGCACCGTGCACGTGGTGGTCAACAACCAGGTCGGCTTCACGACCTCGCCGGCCTCGTCCCGTTCGTCGGTCTACGCGACCGACGTGGCGCGGATGATCCAGGCCCCGATCTTCCACGTCAACGGCGACGACCCCGAGGCCGTGGTCCGGGTGGGCCAGCTCGCCTACGAATACCGGCGGGCGTTCCGCAAGGACGTCGTCATCGACCTCATCTGCTACCGCCGCCGCGGTCACAACGAGGGCGACAACCCGGCCTTCACCCAGCCGCTGATGTACGACCTCATCGACGCCAAGCGCTCGACCCGCAAGCTCTACACCGAGGCCCTGATCGGCCGCGGCGACATCACGGTCGAGGAGGCCGAGTCGGCGCTGCGCGACTACCAGGCCAAGCTGGAGCAGGCGTTCACCGAGGTCCGCGAGGCGGCGAAGAAGCCGCAGGAGGCGGCCGCGATGCGGGTGCCGCCGACCGAGGTCGTCAAGTGGTCGCACGACGACACCCCGACGGCGATCACCCACGAGACGCTCAAGCGCATCGTCGACACCCAGCTCAACCTCCCCGACGGCTTCACGCCGCACCCGCGCCTGGCGCCGGTGCTGCAGCGCCGCGGCCAGATGGTCGAGCAGGACGCGATCGACTGGGCGATGGGCGAGACGCTGGCCTTCGGCTCGCTGCTGCTCGACGGCCACCCGGTCCGCCTGGTCGGCCAGGACTCCCGGCGTGGCACGTTCACCCAGCGGCACGCGGTGCTGGTCGACCGGATGACCGGCGCCGACCACACGCCGCTCAAGACCTTCAACCAGGGCACCACGAAGTTCTACGTCTACGACTCGCTGCTCAGCGAGTTCGCGGCGCTCGGCTTCGAGTACGGCTACAGCGTCGTGCGGCCCGACGCCCTGGTGTGCTGGGAGGCGCAGTTCGGCGACTTCGTCAACGGCGCCCAGACGATCATCGACGAGTTCATCTCGTCCGGTGAGCAGAAGTGGGGCCAGAAGTCCTCGGTCACGCTGCTGCTGCCGCACGGCTACGAGGGCCAGGGTCCCGACCACTCCTCGGCCCGCATCGAGCGGTTCCTCCAGGTCTGCGCGCTGGACAACATGACCGTCGCGCAGCCCACCACCCCGGCCAACTACTTCCACCTGCTGCGCTGGCAGGTGGAGTCGCAGCGGCGCAAGCCGCTGGTGGTCTTCACGCCGAAGTGGCTGCTGCGCCACAAGGCGGCGACGTCCAAGGCGGCCGACTTCACCTCGGGCACCTTCCAGCCGGTGCTCGCCGACACGGGGGTGGACCCGGCGAAGGTCACCCGCGTGGTGATGTGCTCGGGCAAGCTCTACTACGAGCTGCTGGCCGAGCGCGGCAAGCTGGGCCGTGACGACGTGGCGCTGGTCCGGCTGGAGCGCCTCTACCCGTTCCCGGGTGAGGAGCTGGCGGCCGAGCTGGGCCGCTACGGCGGCCAGGTCGAGCTGATCTGGGCGCAGGACGAGCCGGTCAACATGGGTCCGTGGCCCTACCTGACGCTCAAGCTGGCCGAGGACCCGCAGGCGCTGGGCGGCCGGTCGGTGCGGCGGGTCTCGCGCACGCCCAACAGCTCGCCGGCCTCGGGCTCGCACAACGCGCACGACACGGAGCTGGAGGAGATCCTGCACCAGGTCTTCGCCTGA
- a CDS encoding glutathione S-transferase family protein translates to MKPSREISGDGRFVRQPNRFTDRLGPPEPGRYRLYASYACPWAHRVLIVRRLLGLEDLLDVTIVDPIRDEKGWRVPGGDPEYLSELYHATDPGYTGRYTVPCVWDTHEKRLVTNDFPQITLDLEMSWGTSPDLYPERLRPDIEIMNDRLYHGLNNAVYEAGFARDQQAYEEAVARVFTTLDHLEVRLAESAYLFDTLTESDVRLYTTLARFDTVYYPHFKCMVRRLTDYPALWAYARRLHAIPAFGETTDFDHIKRHYYMTQTGINPSRIVPVGPELDWSL, encoded by the coding sequence ATGAAGCCGAGCCGCGAGATCTCGGGCGATGGCCGCTTCGTCCGGCAGCCCAACCGCTTCACCGACCGCCTCGGTCCCCCGGAGCCGGGCCGTTACCGCCTCTACGCCTCCTACGCCTGCCCGTGGGCGCACCGGGTGCTGATCGTCAGGCGGCTGCTGGGCCTGGAGGACCTGCTGGACGTCACGATCGTCGATCCGATCAGGGACGAGAAGGGCTGGCGCGTCCCCGGCGGGGACCCCGAATACCTGTCGGAGCTCTACCACGCCACCGACCCCGGCTACACCGGCCGCTACACCGTCCCCTGCGTCTGGGACACCCACGAGAAGCGCCTGGTCACCAACGACTTTCCGCAGATCACCCTCGACCTGGAGATGTCGTGGGGCACCTCGCCCGACCTCTATCCCGAGCGCCTGCGCCCCGACATCGAGATCATGAACGACCGCCTCTACCACGGGCTCAACAACGCGGTCTACGAGGCGGGCTTCGCGCGGGACCAGCAGGCGTACGAGGAGGCCGTGGCGCGGGTCTTCACCACCCTCGACCACCTGGAGGTGCGCCTGGCCGAGTCCGCCTACCTCTTCGACACGCTCACCGAGAGCGACGTGCGCCTCTACACGACGCTGGCAAGGTTCGACACCGTCTACTACCCGCACTTCAAGTGCATGGTGCGGCGGCTGACCGACTATCCGGCGCTGTGGGCCTACGCCCGCCGCCTCCACGCCATCCCGGCCTTCGGTGAGACCACGGACTTCGACCACATCAAGCGCCACTACTACATGACGCAGACCGGGATCAATCCGAGCCGGATCGTACCTGTGGGGCCGGAGCTGGACTGGAGCCTGTGA
- a CDS encoding DUF4097 family beta strand repeat-containing protein yields MQQWTVETPEQLTFGAVESLDVRIVAGRLAVLASEGPPTLEVAEIDSASPLIVTYDEDARSLTVAYKDLTWDGLLGWLRRDPRRTVLSIAVPKSCRVSAGVVSAPAVVAGFERSTRVKGVSAEIVLDGVSGEVHANTVSGAVESRAMEGDLSFNSVSGDLTVADGTPRRLRANTVSGRITADLALRPTGHVTFTSVSGDILVRLPDNADADVTVRSTSGRLISTFDELSDSSSPGMRTMSGRLGGGMASVSATTVSGEVALLKGEKE; encoded by the coding sequence ATGCAGCAGTGGACCGTCGAAACGCCGGAGCAGCTGACCTTCGGCGCCGTGGAATCGCTCGACGTGCGCATCGTCGCGGGCCGGCTCGCGGTGCTCGCCAGCGAGGGCCCGCCGACGCTGGAGGTGGCCGAGATCGACTCGGCCTCCCCGCTCATCGTGACCTACGACGAGGACGCCCGCTCGCTCACCGTGGCCTACAAGGACCTCACCTGGGACGGCCTGCTCGGCTGGCTGCGCCGCGACCCGCGCAGGACCGTGCTGTCCATCGCCGTCCCCAAGTCGTGCCGGGTGAGCGCGGGCGTGGTGTCGGCGCCCGCCGTCGTGGCCGGCTTCGAGCGGTCCACCCGCGTCAAGGGCGTGTCGGCGGAGATCGTGCTCGACGGGGTGAGCGGCGAGGTGCACGCCAACACCGTCTCCGGGGCCGTGGAGAGCCGGGCGATGGAGGGCGACCTGTCGTTCAACAGCGTCTCGGGCGACCTCACGGTGGCCGACGGCACGCCGCGCCGGCTCAGGGCCAACACGGTCTCCGGCCGCATCACCGCCGACCTGGCGCTGCGGCCCACGGGGCATGTGACGTTCACCAGCGTCTCCGGTGACATCCTGGTCAGGCTGCCGGACAACGCGGACGCGGACGTCACCGTCCGCTCCACCTCCGGCCGGCTGATCAGCACGTTCGACGAACTGTCCGACTCGAGCAGTCCCGGCATGAGGACCATGTCCGGGCGGCTCGGCGGCGGCATGGCCTCGGTGTCGGCGACCACGGTCTCCGGCGAGGTCGCGCTGCTCAAGGGGGAGAAGGAATGA